A genomic region of Haemorhous mexicanus isolate bHaeMex1 chromosome 14, bHaeMex1.pri, whole genome shotgun sequence contains the following coding sequences:
- the HMGB3 gene encoding high mobility group protein B3, with product MAKGDPKKPKGKMSAYAFFVQTCREEHKKKNPEVPVNFAEFSKKCSERWKTMSSKEKAKFDEMAKADKVRYDREMKDYGPAKGGKKKKDPNAPKRPPSGFFLFCSEFRPKIKSTNPGISIGDVAKKLGEMWNNLSDGEKQPYNNKAAKLKEKYEKDVADYKSKGKFDGAKGAATKAARKKVEEEDEEEEEDEEEEDEDDDDE from the exons ATGGCTAAAGGTGATCCGAAGAAGCCCAAGGGCAAGATGTCTGCCTATGCCTTCTTTGTGCAGACATGCCGTGAGGAACATAAGAAAAAGAACCCAGAGGTTCCAGTCAACTTTGCAGAGTTTTCGAAGAAGTGCTCAGAGAGGTGGAAG acCATGTCAAGCAAGGAAAAGGCTAAATTTGATGAAATGGCAAAGGCTGATAAGGTACGATATGACAGAGAAATGAAGGACTATGGACCAGCTAAGGGTggcaagaagaagaaggacccCAATGCCCCAAAACGACCACC GTCtggcttcttcctcttctgttcAGAGTTTCGCCCCAAGATCAAGTCCACAAACCCTGGCATATCTATTGGGGATGTAGCAAAGAAATTGGGTGAAATGTGGAACAACCTCAGTGATGGTGAAAAGCAGCCTTACAATAATAAGGCAGCTAAACTGAAGGAGAAGTACGAGAAG GATGTTGCAGACTACAAGTCTAAAGGAAAGTTTGATGGCGCAAAGGGAGCAGCAACCAAAGCTGCTCGGAAAAAGGTAGAGGAAGAAGacgaagaggaggaggaggatgaagaagaggaggatgaagatgatgatgatgaataA